One region of Baekduia soli genomic DNA includes:
- a CDS encoding M28 family peptidase has protein sequence MLRIDPQRMLRDLRELATFGALHPGVDRRAFGDADRAARAWLAGRLADAGLDVTVDDVGNVVGRTPGVARAVLVGSHSDSVPAGGWLDGALGVIGALEVARAFAARGAGGPASASTSCPSPTRRARSWPPWAAPRSAAS, from the coding sequence ATGCTGCGCATCGACCCCCAGCGGATGCTGCGCGACCTGCGCGAGCTCGCGACCTTCGGCGCGCTGCACCCCGGCGTCGACCGCCGCGCGTTCGGCGACGCCGACCGGGCGGCGCGCGCGTGGCTGGCCGGCCGGCTGGCCGACGCGGGCCTTGACGTGACCGTCGACGACGTGGGCAACGTCGTCGGCCGCACCCCCGGGGTGGCGCGCGCGGTGCTCGTCGGCTCCCACAGCGACAGCGTGCCCGCCGGCGGCTGGCTGGACGGCGCGCTCGGCGTCATCGGCGCGCTCGAGGTGGCGCGGGCCTTCGCCGCCCGCGGGGCAGGGGGACCGGCGTCGGCGTCGACGTCGTGTCCTTCGCCGACGAGGAGGGCACGTTCCTGGCCACCCTGGGCAGCACCGCGTTCTGCGGCGAGCTGA
- a CDS encoding glutathione peroxidase — translation MTPFRDDLPSLTGGSLPAADFEGRAVLVVNVASRCGLTPQYEGLERLQQRYRDRGFTVLGVPSNQFAEQEPGSAEEIHQFCSATYGTTFPLTAKLEVNGVRRHPLYARLTEAPDAAGQAGEVEWNFEKFLVAPSGEVVARFRPTVDPESDEVVTAIEGVLP, via the coding sequence ATGACGCCGTTCCGCGACGACCTGCCCTCGCTGACCGGGGGCTCGCTGCCCGCCGCCGACTTCGAGGGCCGCGCCGTCCTCGTGGTCAACGTCGCCTCGCGCTGCGGCCTCACGCCGCAGTACGAGGGCCTCGAGCGCCTCCAGCAGCGCTACCGCGACCGCGGGTTCACCGTGCTCGGCGTGCCGTCGAACCAGTTCGCCGAGCAGGAGCCGGGCAGCGCGGAGGAGATCCACCAGTTCTGCTCGGCGACCTACGGCACGACGTTCCCGCTGACCGCCAAGCTCGAGGTCAACGGCGTGCGCCGCCACCCGCTGTACGCCCGGCTGACCGAGGCGCCCGACGCCGCCGGCCAGGCCGGCGAGGTGGAGTGGAACTTCGAGAAGTTCCTCGTCGCGCCCTCCGGCGAGGTCGTCGCGCGCTTCCGGCCGACGGTCGACCCGGAGTCCGACGAGGTCGTGACCGCGATCGAGGGCGTCCTGCCGTGA
- a CDS encoding dihydroorotase — MSDLRVSGGRVLLADGRRHDVDLLVSAGRIAAICEPTAAAGADEVLDATGLTVLPGAIDAHVHLGQDITVPRTPEDVALETASAAAGGVTTLLAYLMLARPYGEVLDEVVAFMEQHARIDFGLHVCIVSGEQLAELPAYVAEHGVSSFKFFMNFRGEEGAYLGLPGNDDAFLAELMRAAARCGAMVNPHAENIELIWRRRGEPVPPGLSPLQTWNHLRPAEAEAEALQRAAFLARVAGASMYAVHVTNARSLDALTRQGPGAPGLYVETCPHYLVCDEASGLGTRGKVNPPLRTAADREALWAAVADGTVDVIGSDHVPRHVSAKSDDLAKASAGFPGLQTLLPLVLSEGLRRGIDLGRLVAAVSSTPARLFGLAPRKGTIAVGADADLALVDLDAPQTITAADQLSGAGYTVFDGIDVDCRVVHTLVRGRLALRDGAATGEPLGRYQRRALSGATAVGATA; from the coding sequence ATGAGCGACCTGCGCGTCAGCGGTGGCCGGGTCCTGCTCGCCGACGGGCGCCGCCACGACGTCGACCTGCTCGTTTCGGCGGGCCGCATCGCCGCGATCTGCGAGCCCACGGCGGCCGCGGGCGCCGACGAGGTCCTGGACGCCACGGGCCTCACCGTGCTGCCCGGGGCCATCGACGCCCACGTCCACCTCGGCCAGGACATCACGGTGCCCAGGACGCCCGAGGACGTCGCGCTGGAGACGGCGTCGGCGGCGGCGGGCGGGGTCACCACGCTGCTGGCCTACCTCATGCTCGCCCGGCCCTACGGCGAGGTGCTCGACGAGGTCGTGGCCTTCATGGAGCAGCACGCGCGCATCGACTTCGGCCTGCACGTCTGCATCGTGTCCGGCGAGCAGCTGGCCGAGCTGCCGGCCTACGTCGCCGAGCACGGGGTGTCGTCGTTCAAGTTCTTCATGAACTTCCGCGGCGAGGAGGGCGCCTACCTCGGCCTGCCCGGCAACGATGACGCGTTCCTGGCCGAGCTCATGCGCGCGGCCGCGCGCTGCGGCGCCATGGTCAACCCGCACGCCGAGAACATCGAGCTGATCTGGCGCCGGCGCGGGGAGCCCGTGCCGCCCGGCCTCTCGCCGCTGCAGACCTGGAACCACCTGCGGCCCGCCGAGGCCGAGGCCGAGGCCCTGCAGCGCGCGGCGTTCCTGGCCCGCGTCGCCGGCGCGTCGATGTATGCCGTGCACGTCACCAACGCGCGCAGCCTCGACGCGCTGACCCGCCAGGGGCCCGGCGCCCCCGGCCTGTACGTCGAGACGTGCCCGCACTACCTCGTCTGCGACGAGGCGTCGGGGCTCGGCACCCGCGGCAAGGTCAACCCGCCGCTGCGCACGGCCGCCGATCGCGAGGCCCTGTGGGCCGCGGTCGCCGACGGCACCGTGGACGTCATCGGCTCCGACCACGTGCCCCGGCACGTGTCGGCCAAGTCCGACGACCTCGCCAAGGCCAGCGCCGGCTTCCCCGGCCTGCAGACGCTCCTGCCGCTCGTGCTGTCGGAGGGCCTGCGCCGCGGCATCGACCTCGGGCGCCTGGTGGCCGCGGTGTCCTCCACGCCCGCGCGGCTCTTCGGGCTGGCGCCCCGCAAGGGCACGATCGCGGTCGGCGCCGACGCCGACCTGGCCCTCGTCGACCTCGACGCGCCGCAGACGATCACCGCCGCCGACCAGCTCTCGGGCGCCGGCTACACGGTGTTCGACGGCATCGACGTCGACTGCCGGGTCGTGCACACGCTGGTGCGCGGGCGCCTCGCGCTGCGCGACGGCGCGGCCACCGGCGAGCCGCTGGGCCGCTACCAGCGCCGCGCGCTCAGTGGCGCGACCGCCGTGGGGGCCACGGCATGA
- a CDS encoding isochorismatase family protein, which produces MSGPAPWEGVVGPGDEARYRAAGFGGPSGSGSRPALLVIDVQYRTTGSRPMPFDEAVQEYSTSCGDVAWAALEHIERLVTGFRALDLPVLYPHVAPKLGYDAGRLAAKVPAIMDVPDRGYDFVEAVAPRPGDILVPKRHPSAFFATSLTSYLVDLGVDWLVVCGCTTSGCVRASVVDGFSYNFRATVPHDAVYDRSQAVHAVNLFDMAQKYADVVSTDAVLEAVAAARA; this is translated from the coding sequence ATGAGCGGGCCGGCGCCCTGGGAGGGCGTCGTCGGGCCCGGCGACGAGGCGCGCTACCGCGCCGCGGGCTTCGGCGGCCCCTCGGGCTCGGGCTCGCGGCCCGCGCTGCTCGTCATCGACGTGCAGTACCGCACGACGGGCAGCCGGCCGATGCCGTTCGACGAGGCCGTGCAGGAGTACTCGACGAGCTGCGGCGACGTGGCGTGGGCTGCGCTGGAGCACATCGAGCGCCTGGTGACGGGCTTCCGCGCGCTGGACCTGCCGGTCCTGTACCCGCACGTCGCGCCCAAGCTCGGCTACGACGCCGGCCGGCTGGCGGCCAAGGTCCCGGCGATCATGGACGTGCCCGACCGCGGCTACGACTTCGTCGAGGCGGTCGCGCCGCGCCCCGGCGACATCCTCGTGCCCAAGCGCCACCCGAGCGCGTTCTTCGCGACGTCGCTGACGAGCTACCTCGTCGACCTCGGCGTCGACTGGCTCGTCGTGTGCGGCTGCACGACGAGCGGGTGCGTGCGCGCGTCGGTCGTCGACGGCTTCTCCTACAACTTCCGCGCGACGGTGCCCCACGACGCCGTCTACGACCGCAGCCAGGCGGTCCACGCCGTCAACCTGTTCGACATGGCCCAGAAGTACGCCGACGTCGTGAGCACCGACGCCGTCCTCGAGGCCGTCGCCGCCGCGCGCGCCTAG
- a CDS encoding hydantoinase/carbamoylase family amidase has product MSFADEEGTFLATLGSTAFCGELTGEAVQAARDAAGRALPEALAAAGYAGRPPARLDRDRHVGFLELHIEQGPRLEAAGVRIGVVTGIAGMRRRVVAFTGRADHAGTTPMGRRRDAGAALVRHAAAVGDVIAAHGGPDTVWNIGRIALEPGASNVVPGRAELLLEHRDLDDAVMDGVNAALEALEAQTAAATGIGVQGTTVAARRGAATDARLAGLLEAAAAEHGASSVRMPSGAGHDARVLGRHVPAAMLFVPSIGGRSHDVAEDTAEDDLVLGVQVLATAVGALLDQA; this is encoded by the coding sequence GTGTCCTTCGCCGACGAGGAGGGCACGTTCCTGGCCACCCTGGGCAGCACCGCGTTCTGCGGCGAGCTGACCGGCGAGGCCGTGCAGGCCGCGCGCGACGCGGCCGGCCGGGCGCTGCCCGAGGCGCTGGCGGCGGCCGGGTACGCCGGCCGGCCGCCGGCCCGGCTGGACCGCGACCGCCACGTCGGCTTCCTCGAGCTGCACATCGAGCAGGGGCCACGGCTGGAGGCCGCCGGCGTGCGCATCGGCGTGGTGACCGGCATCGCCGGCATGCGCCGGCGCGTCGTCGCGTTCACCGGCCGCGCCGACCACGCGGGCACCACGCCGATGGGCCGCCGGCGCGACGCGGGCGCCGCGCTCGTGCGCCACGCCGCGGCCGTCGGCGACGTCATCGCGGCCCACGGCGGCCCCGACACCGTGTGGAACATCGGCCGGATCGCGCTGGAACCGGGGGCCAGCAACGTCGTGCCCGGCCGGGCCGAGCTGCTGCTGGAGCACCGCGACCTCGATGACGCCGTGATGGACGGCGTCAACGCCGCGCTGGAGGCGCTCGAGGCGCAGACGGCCGCCGCCACGGGCATCGGGGTGCAGGGCACGACGGTCGCGGCCCGCCGCGGCGCGGCGACCGACGCCCGGCTGGCGGGCCTGCTGGAGGCCGCCGCCGCCGAGCACGGCGCGAGCTCGGTGCGGATGCCCAGCGGCGCGGGCCACGACGCCCGCGTGCTCGGCCGTCACGTGCCCGCCGCGATGCTCTTCGTGCCGAGCATCGGCGGCCGCAGCCACGATGTGGCCGAGGACACCGCCGAGGACGACCTGGTCCTCGGCGTGCAGGTCCTGGCGACCGCGGTCGGCGCCCTGCTCGACCAGGCCTAG
- a CDS encoding RNA polymerase sigma factor, which translates to MDEHLRRFVAARDRDDGALMRRCWEELVIDFFDRMDGLVYAAHRGRLDDDEHEVAVGMAMARFSTNLMTTFAGVSTGELVNACKTLARGICIDVQRRSVREHRHEGPSLTPADPGTAAVWEADAARARLEQAERRDDVRAFLEWALPQVKEERRRVLELTFHGAEVPEIAQELGITADNAYQRRSRGMKDLKRLREDYDT; encoded by the coding sequence GTGGATGAGCACCTGCGGCGGTTCGTGGCCGCGCGCGACCGGGACGACGGGGCGCTCATGCGCCGCTGCTGGGAGGAGCTCGTGATCGACTTCTTCGATCGCATGGACGGCCTGGTCTACGCCGCGCACCGCGGCCGCCTGGACGACGACGAGCACGAGGTGGCCGTGGGCATGGCCATGGCGCGCTTCTCGACCAACCTGATGACGACGTTCGCGGGCGTCTCGACCGGCGAGCTCGTCAACGCCTGCAAGACCCTGGCGCGCGGCATCTGCATCGACGTCCAGCGCCGGTCGGTCCGCGAGCACCGCCACGAGGGCCCCTCGCTGACGCCGGCCGACCCGGGGACCGCGGCGGTCTGGGAGGCCGACGCCGCCCGTGCGCGCCTCGAGCAGGCCGAGCGCCGCGACGATGTGCGGGCGTTCCTGGAGTGGGCGCTGCCGCAGGTCAAGGAGGAGCGCCGGCGCGTGCTCGAGCTCACGTTCCACGGCGCCGAGGTGCCGGAGATCGCCCAGGAGCTCGGCATCACCGCCGACAACGCCTACCAGCGGCGGTCGCGCGGCATGAAGGACCTCAAGCGGCTTAGGGAGGACTACGACACATGA
- a CDS encoding DUF427 domain-containing protein, translating into MSRRMRDLLTAELGAVRHEPIDKRIRGRLGDRTVVDSRRAVLVWEPRRIVPAYAVPEDDVDAEVVAGGGAADEPPPGVTVPRLEGRPVLDPSVPFAFHTAPGEPVRLRARDGAGEVAGFRLRDDALDGHLLVDFAGLDWLEEDEPNVAHPRDPFHRIDIVHSSRHVRVALGDVVLAESSRPYLLFEPPLPVRAYLSREDVDLGLLAPSDTVSWCAYKGRASYLSAAGAPDVAWVYEAPLREAAEVAGRVAFFDEHVDMTVDGRRLQRPVTPWSRPPAPPG; encoded by the coding sequence ATGAGCCGACGCATGCGCGACCTGCTGACGGCCGAGCTGGGGGCCGTGCGCCACGAGCCGATCGACAAGCGCATCCGCGGGCGGCTGGGCGACCGGACCGTCGTCGACAGCCGGCGGGCCGTCCTCGTCTGGGAGCCGCGGCGGATCGTCCCGGCCTACGCCGTGCCCGAGGACGACGTCGACGCCGAGGTCGTGGCCGGCGGCGGGGCCGCGGATGAGCCGCCGCCAGGCGTGACCGTGCCGCGCCTGGAGGGCCGGCCGGTGCTCGACCCGAGCGTGCCGTTCGCGTTCCACACCGCGCCGGGCGAGCCCGTGCGCCTGCGCGCCCGCGACGGAGCGGGCGAGGTGGCGGGCTTCCGCCTGCGCGACGACGCGCTCGACGGGCACCTGCTCGTCGACTTCGCCGGGCTGGACTGGCTCGAGGAGGACGAGCCCAACGTCGCCCATCCGCGCGATCCGTTCCATCGCATCGACATCGTCCACAGCTCGCGGCACGTGCGCGTCGCGCTGGGCGACGTCGTGCTGGCCGAGTCCTCGCGCCCGTACCTCCTCTTCGAGCCGCCGCTGCCCGTCCGCGCGTACCTGTCGCGCGAGGACGTCGACCTCGGACTGCTGGCCCCCAGCGACACGGTGTCCTGGTGCGCCTACAAGGGCCGCGCGTCCTACCTGTCGGCGGCCGGGGCGCCCGACGTCGCGTGGGTGTACGAGGCGCCGCTGCGCGAGGCCGCCGAGGTGGCGGGCCGTGTGGCGTTCTTCGACGAGCACGTCGACATGACCGTGGACGGCCGGCGCCTCCAGCGCCCCGTCACGCCATGGTCGCGGCCGCCCGCGCCGCCGGGCTGA
- a CDS encoding ImmA/IrrE family metallo-endopeptidase: MSSLDHNRGAKRAREARRALGLDPVGPLPCLLSAVEQAAGLPVVVARLAAGVAGACHRDGDRALLWVNGLEFLPRRRFTLAHELGHAWCRHDGTLAVDTMATLNGGTTSPHEIQANAFAAEFLLPRAAMEELVVDGEPGLDEVVVIAAGFGVSALVVLYRLKQLGLAGARRIEALQAEIAEGLHTDAFARLRLTGPADRLAAIATLPYLSPALAGTHLEAALRGEAAADDALAGAMARLLA, translated from the coding sequence GTGAGCAGCCTCGACCACAACCGGGGCGCCAAGCGCGCCCGCGAGGCGCGTCGGGCTCTGGGCCTGGACCCCGTCGGGCCGCTGCCCTGCCTGCTCAGCGCCGTCGAGCAGGCGGCGGGGCTGCCGGTCGTCGTGGCCCGCCTGGCCGCCGGGGTCGCCGGCGCCTGCCACCGCGACGGCGACCGCGCGCTGCTGTGGGTCAACGGCCTGGAGTTCCTGCCGCGCCGGCGCTTCACGCTCGCCCACGAGCTCGGGCACGCGTGGTGCCGCCACGACGGCACGCTGGCCGTCGACACCATGGCCACGCTCAACGGCGGCACGACGAGCCCGCACGAGATCCAGGCCAACGCGTTCGCCGCCGAGTTCCTGCTGCCCCGCGCGGCGATGGAGGAGCTCGTCGTCGACGGCGAGCCGGGCCTCGACGAGGTCGTCGTGATCGCCGCGGGCTTCGGCGTGAGCGCGCTCGTCGTGCTCTACCGCCTCAAGCAGCTCGGGCTCGCGGGCGCCCGCCGCATCGAGGCGCTGCAGGCCGAGATCGCCGAGGGGCTGCACACCGACGCGTTCGCGCGCCTGCGCCTCACCGGCCCGGCCGACCGCCTCGCGGCCATCGCGACGCTGCCCTACCTGTCGCCCGCGCTGGCCGGCACCCATCTGGAGGCCGCGCTGCGCGGGGAGGCCGCGGCCGACGACGCGCTGGCCGGCGCGATGGCCCGGCTGCTGGCCTAG
- a CDS encoding zinc-binding dehydrogenase, with protein MDAKALWIPSPGVAELRPTTAPDPGPGEIRVRAIASGISSGTEMVLYHGLGPGGQAMTPSTCEGRWDLPVKYGYQSVGRVIDAGRDSGFSGGELVFCRFPHQDVYTIDATDPELVDRIPEFDPPEIAVLGNNVDVALTALLDVPVRLGDVVVVTGLGIVGMFCALLARRTAGRLVVVDPYAHRRDIALRLGADVAVEPAGAVAAVLEASDGRGSDISIEASGAASGLQLAIDCSGLEATVCVVGWYGAKEIPLVLAPQFYSQRLKLVSSSVLYAGSGLQPRWDLGRKLQTALELLPTLHPEEMISHRIPFAQAPDAFRLLDEHPEQTLAVTLDYT; from the coding sequence GTGGACGCGAAGGCCCTGTGGATCCCCAGCCCCGGAGTGGCGGAGCTGCGCCCCACCACGGCCCCGGACCCCGGACCGGGCGAGATCCGCGTCCGCGCCATCGCCTCGGGCATCAGCAGCGGGACCGAGATGGTGCTCTACCACGGCCTGGGGCCCGGCGGGCAGGCCATGACGCCGTCGACGTGCGAGGGGCGCTGGGACCTCCCGGTCAAGTACGGCTACCAGAGCGTCGGGCGCGTGATCGACGCCGGGCGCGACTCGGGCTTCAGCGGCGGCGAGCTCGTGTTCTGCCGCTTCCCCCACCAGGACGTCTACACGATCGACGCCACCGACCCCGAGCTCGTCGACCGGATCCCGGAGTTCGACCCTCCGGAGATCGCGGTCCTGGGCAACAACGTCGACGTCGCGCTCACCGCGCTGCTCGACGTCCCGGTCCGCCTCGGCGACGTCGTCGTGGTCACCGGGCTGGGCATCGTCGGGATGTTCTGCGCGCTGCTGGCGCGGCGCACCGCCGGGCGGCTGGTCGTCGTCGACCCCTACGCCCACCGGCGCGACATCGCGCTGCGCCTCGGGGCCGACGTCGCCGTGGAACCGGCCGGCGCGGTCGCCGCCGTGCTGGAGGCCTCCGACGGCCGTGGCAGCGACATCAGCATCGAGGCCAGCGGCGCGGCGTCGGGGCTGCAGCTCGCGATCGACTGCAGCGGCCTGGAGGCGACGGTCTGCGTCGTGGGCTGGTACGGCGCCAAGGAGATCCCGCTCGTCCTCGCGCCGCAGTTCTACTCCCAGCGCCTCAAGCTCGTGAGCTCCAGCGTCCTGTACGCCGGCTCCGGCCTGCAGCCCCGCTGGGACCTGGGCCGCAAGCTGCAGACCGCGCTCGAGCTCCTGCCGACGCTGCACCCCGAGGAGATGATCAGCCACCGCATCCCGTTCGCGCAGGCCCCGGACGCGTTCCGGCTCCTGGACGAGCACCCCGAGCAGACGCTCGCCGTCACCCTGGACTACACCTGA
- a CDS encoding dihydroorotase, translating into MAPYDLIVGGDVVLPDRVLEGGSVAVRDGRIAAILPPGAPAQATVVHDHPGRLVLPGLVDTHVHAGSFETESIATTTAAAAAGGVTTIVDMPYDRAEPVMGAARLAQKIGQVGEQAVVDVGLYGTIAKTGGVAAIDELVEGGVCAFKFSSYEYDARRFPRIDDGDLLEAFERLAPTGVPVVLHSELQEVVESVLGRVLGTAAEDDPRAHGRTHPPVSETASAAKALELALWSGARLHLAHCTHPRVFELIAGYRALGADVTGETCAHYLALDEDDVARLGSAAKVNPPIRDAAARLALWEDVRAGRVATISTDHAAWPPATKQAAMLRAAAGMPGLESLLGVVLTAAEGQGVALPGLVALMTSAPAALFGLGDRKGRLAEGMDADLVVFDAREPAVFRAADSVTAARWSPFDGMALVGRVQATWLRGRPVFEDGRVVAAPGTGRWLRRAP; encoded by the coding sequence GTGGCGCCCTACGACCTGATCGTCGGCGGCGACGTCGTCCTGCCCGACCGTGTGCTGGAGGGCGGGTCGGTGGCGGTCCGCGACGGGCGGATCGCGGCGATCCTGCCGCCGGGCGCCCCGGCCCAGGCGACGGTGGTGCACGACCACCCGGGCCGCCTCGTCCTGCCCGGCCTCGTCGACACCCACGTCCACGCCGGCAGCTTCGAGACCGAGTCGATCGCCACGACGACCGCGGCGGCCGCCGCGGGCGGGGTCACGACGATCGTCGACATGCCCTACGACCGCGCCGAGCCGGTGATGGGCGCCGCCCGGCTGGCGCAGAAGATCGGCCAGGTCGGCGAGCAGGCCGTCGTCGACGTGGGGCTGTACGGCACGATCGCCAAGACCGGGGGCGTGGCGGCGATCGACGAGCTCGTCGAGGGTGGTGTGTGCGCGTTCAAGTTCTCGTCCTACGAATACGACGCCCGGCGCTTCCCGCGCATCGACGACGGCGACCTGCTCGAGGCCTTCGAGCGCCTGGCGCCGACGGGCGTCCCGGTCGTGCTGCACAGCGAGCTGCAGGAGGTCGTCGAGTCCGTGCTCGGGCGGGTGCTCGGCACGGCCGCCGAGGACGACCCGCGCGCGCACGGCCGCACGCATCCCCCGGTCTCGGAGACCGCCTCTGCGGCCAAGGCCCTGGAGCTGGCGCTGTGGTCGGGCGCGCGGCTGCACCTCGCGCACTGCACCCATCCCCGCGTGTTCGAGCTCATCGCCGGCTACCGGGCGCTGGGCGCCGACGTGACGGGCGAGACGTGCGCGCACTACCTCGCGCTCGACGAGGACGACGTCGCGCGGCTGGGCTCGGCGGCCAAGGTCAACCCGCCGATCCGCGACGCCGCCGCGCGGCTGGCGCTGTGGGAGGACGTGCGCGCCGGGCGCGTCGCGACGATCTCCACCGACCACGCGGCGTGGCCGCCGGCGACCAAGCAGGCCGCGATGCTGCGCGCCGCGGCGGGGATGCCCGGGCTGGAGTCGCTGCTGGGCGTCGTGCTGACCGCGGCGGAGGGCCAGGGCGTGGCGCTGCCCGGCCTCGTGGCCCTCATGACCTCCGCGCCCGCGGCGCTGTTCGGGCTCGGCGACCGCAAGGGGCGCCTCGCCGAGGGCATGGACGCCGACCTGGTGGTCTTCGACGCGCGCGAGCCCGCGGTCTTCCGCGCCGCCGACTCGGTGACCGCCGCGCGCTGGAGCCCGTTCGACGGCATGGCGCTCGTGGGCCGCGTCCAGGCCACCTGGCTGCGGGGCCGGCCGGTCTTCGAGGACGGCCGCGTCGTCGCCGCGCCCGGCACGGGCCGCTGGCTGCGCCGGGCGCCCTAG
- a CDS encoding TatD family hydrolase gives MAPRIVDAHCHLDAFSDDELIGVLADARAAGVVLLITVGMDVATSRRGTGIAAAHEPVLAAVGLHPWNAQDFPDGAPVAELEALAGADDVVAVGEIGLDFVDNSWLGLSYADPALRARQERVFRDQLQMARRLGLPVILHSRGAHATTTRVLAEEGMEEVGGCVQFFEGTPADVEAYAALGFGFSVGSSVTFPGAAGAWHETVRAIPPELLLVESDAPWLPYHGHASTRSAPADLIAIGAAIARVRGVEPEALLGAATANVDRVLRTVRTPA, from the coding sequence ATGGCCCCGCGCATCGTCGACGCCCACTGCCACCTCGACGCGTTCTCCGACGACGAGCTGATCGGCGTGCTGGCCGACGCCCGCGCCGCGGGCGTCGTGCTGCTGATCACCGTCGGCATGGACGTGGCCACCTCGCGGCGCGGCACCGGGATCGCGGCCGCCCACGAGCCCGTCCTGGCCGCGGTGGGCCTGCACCCGTGGAATGCCCAGGACTTCCCGGACGGCGCGCCCGTCGCCGAGCTGGAGGCGCTCGCCGGCGCCGACGACGTCGTGGCCGTCGGCGAGATCGGCCTGGACTTCGTCGACAACTCGTGGCTGGGGCTCTCCTACGCCGACCCCGCGCTGAGAGCCCGCCAGGAGCGCGTCTTCCGCGACCAGCTGCAGATGGCGCGCCGGCTCGGGCTGCCGGTGATCCTGCACAGCCGCGGCGCCCACGCGACGACGACCCGCGTCCTGGCCGAGGAGGGCATGGAGGAGGTCGGCGGCTGCGTGCAGTTCTTCGAGGGCACCCCGGCCGACGTGGAGGCCTACGCCGCGCTGGGGTTCGGGTTCTCCGTCGGCTCCAGCGTCACGTTCCCCGGGGCCGCCGGGGCGTGGCACGAGACCGTGCGCGCGATCCCGCCCGAGCTGCTGCTCGTCGAGTCCGACGCGCCGTGGCTGCCGTACCACGGCCACGCGTCCACGCGCAGCGCCCCGGCCGACCTCATCGCGATCGGCGCCGCGATCGCCCGCGTACGCGGCGTGGAGCCCGAGGCGCTGCTGGGCGCCGCCACCGCCAACGTCGACCGGGTCCTGCGGACCGTGCGGACGCCGGCCTGA
- a CDS encoding helix-turn-helix domain-containing protein → MSTTDQVLGAFIDAWNAGRRPRVRDHLARVPEGPARDELADRITTWLELAPTPDLDDAARAAVRAEPVVARVLGAAGDDAGLWPSTLPALRTRRGLSIADVAARLVARLGLDRGDEPRTAEYLGRLEQGGLEPTRVSRRLLEALGDLLGASPGTLADAAGFGRGLRAAPAGGTLLRAEGDATAQVAADIAALSRAALSPAPAAMDEVDRLFTGGPDA, encoded by the coding sequence ATGAGCACCACCGATCAGGTCCTCGGCGCGTTCATCGACGCGTGGAACGCCGGCCGGCGGCCGCGGGTGCGGGACCACCTGGCACGCGTGCCCGAGGGCCCCGCCCGTGACGAGCTGGCCGACCGGATCACGACGTGGCTGGAGCTGGCGCCCACCCCCGACCTCGACGACGCCGCGCGGGCGGCGGTCCGGGCCGAGCCCGTCGTGGCCCGGGTCCTCGGCGCCGCCGGCGACGACGCCGGCCTGTGGCCCTCCACGCTGCCCGCGCTGCGCACGCGCCGGGGCCTGTCGATCGCCGACGTCGCGGCGCGGCTCGTGGCGCGCCTGGGCCTGGACCGCGGCGACGAGCCGCGCACCGCCGAGTACCTGGGGCGTCTGGAGCAGGGCGGCCTGGAGCCCACGCGCGTGTCGCGCCGGCTGCTCGAGGCGCTCGGCGACCTCCTGGGCGCCAGCCCCGGCACGCTGGCCGACGCCGCGGGCTTCGGCCGCGGCCTGCGCGCGGCGCCGGCGGGCGGCACGCTGCTGCGGGCCGAGGGCGACGCCACCGCGCAGGTCGCGGCCGACATCGCCGCGCTGAGCCGCGCGGCGCTGTCGCCGGCCCCGGCCGCGATGGACGAGGTCGACCGGCTGTTCACGGGCGGGCCCGACGCGTGA